The segment GGATTTGTACCCATGTTTCCCTCATCAGTCTAGAGCTGTGCTAATATGGTAGCCACTCACCACCTGTAGCAGTGTCCCCCTAAACCCcattctgtctcttctcttcAGCAGGGCCTCCATGCACTGTGTGGATTCCCTCTTCCTGCTCCTATGGTCTAGAAATTGCCTGTAGGCAGAAAATAATGGCAACTGAagggctcacctcatttgttGCCCTTTCCTCGGGGATCACGGTCCTGCACGGCCTGTGGTCTGATGTCTGGAATCAGTCGTTCTATATATTTTGTGCAGTGTTCTAGTGTTTACCATGTGAGATTAAGTCTAGTGCTTGTCACTGTATCACGAATGATAGTGGAAGTTGTTGTCACCTTACTTTATGTGTCTCATAATCAACATGTGCTTGATTATGGGAGAAGTGTTTATAGGGGAATTGAAAACGTCTCTCACATATTTTCATGGAGATAGAGTCTTCTGTCATCTTAGTTTAAGTCTTTggggaaatatttccttttctatattaGGTGCTACAGATATAGCAGGGTACAAACTTAGAAAAATTCCTGCCCTAAGGTGGCTTACACTGGGATaaagacaataaataagtaatatatagaatattagaTAGTGATAGGCAccatggagaaagagagaagtagaTAGAGAGTTAGGGGAATGATTGACAATTTAAGTAGCTGAGCAGGGAAGGACTGGTTGATAAAGTGACATTTACCCAGAGACCCGGAGTGGTATCTGTGGATGTCTGAGAGAAGAGCATTTAAGTCAGAGAAATTAGTAAGTGGAAGGGATGCAGAGGATGCCTGGAACTGGCCAGGAACAGCAAGAAGTTCCACGAGGCTGGAGCAGGTGAGCAAGGGGAAGAGCAGTAGGAGATGAGGTCAAAGACATAAGGGGAGCCCGGAATGGTATATGATTGTAATACATTGTAACCATTGTGGCTTTTACTTAAAGTAAAATCGATGGCAATCAGAAGATTGTGAGCCAAAGAGTTAGTGAGAATGGTTGGATTTGAGCATCTATGTTTTagctttttattatggaaaatataaacaaaggaaaagataggGAATGGCCTAATGATCTCCTATGTGCCCACTTTCATAGTTGTCAACTCATGTTTAATCTTGTTTTATCTATACCTCCAGCcactttctgcccctcccttcctcctactggattatttttaaacaaattaaggACATTTGAAGAGACAACAggggaatgaatgaaagagaaaagtcaaagatgactgtctttttccccctGAGTTTTTGCCCTTGAGCGTCTCAAACTGTGGTGTTGCCACCATTGACAGAGATGGAGAAGTCTGTAGGAGGGACCATTGGTGAGGTGGAGAGTCTGTTGGGGGAGAAAATTTGGAACTGAGTTTGGGACATGAAAATTTGAGATGTCTAATAGAAGTCCAATTGGCAATGTTGAGTAGGCTGTTGGTTATATGAACCTGAAGTCAAGAAAATAAGCCCGAGTAGGAAATGTAAATTTTGGAGTTGTCAACAAGCACATGATATATAAAGTTAGGAGAttggaggggtgtctgggtggctcagttggttaagcatctgcctttggctcaggtcatggtcccggggtcctgggattgaaccccgtgttgggctccctgctcattgggaagcctgcttctccctttggcactccttctgcttgtgcttgctctctctgtcaaataaataaataaaatctttaaagttacGAGTTTGGATAATATTGCCAAAGGGATGAGTACAGATTAAGGAGAAGATGTCCAGGACCTAAGCTCTTGGATCCTCCAATGGCACAAGGTTAGAGGAGGAGAAATCATCCAAGGAAGACTGAAAACGTGTAAATAATGAGGTCAGAGGGAAATCAAAAAAGGATGATATCCAGGAAGCCAAATGGAAAAAAGGGCTGATGGCTTTAAGAGAAGACTAGAGAAAGGAGCAGTGGATTTAGcaacaatgaaacaaaatcatTCAGGATAAGAGGAGTGTTGGTAGAAGAGAGCTAGAGCAAAAGCATAATAGAAACAGCTTCCAAGAATGGAGATACTGGGTAACAGCCAGTATAGACCACTTTTTTGGAGGAGTTGATCTGTAAAAGGAAGAGCTATGTGGTggtagagggaggggggtcaagagaaggagaaataataGCATGTTTGTAGACTGATGGCAAAGATTCATTCAGTAGAAGACACAAATTGGTGGTGAGGAGTGAGAATCGCAAGAGCAGCATCCTTGAGGGTATGGGATCCCGGCATTGCCTTTGCTGGGATGAAACCCCGGATGGTTCGTCCGGCGACAGTCATTGGCAGGAAGGTCGAGGAAGTCTTGGGTACCAGTGTGGGAGATGGGTAAATGGAACAGTAGGAGCTTGTGGAAGTTCTCTTTTCTGATGGAAACAGGAAGCAAAGCCACGGCCGAATGAGGAGTAAGTATGAAATCATTGTTTAGGAGGGTGGGGATGAGAGAAACAGAACAGTTGCTGGGCAGCAATTAGGTTCTTTGTGAGGTGAATGCCAGTGGGCCTTGCCTTGTTTgtcttaataattattttttaaccagACTTTATGTATGGGCTTCTTTACAGTAATTTTTGCTTAAAACTTAAGTCCTTTCTAGGTTTATAACTTTATACTGTATACTTTGTAGCTATATCGTTTCATTGAAGAACGTTTTCTTCTGTCATaactgattttttcctttctgtgccaattattctggctttttttttaccCTGCACTTTTATTGATTTATGTGCTCTCTTTCCTCTAAACCACTCATTTCCactctcacattttcttttcattgttctttctttcactttcctgATGACGTTTTCAGATTTAATTCTCTACACCAGTGTTTCCAAAGCCTGCCTGATTGTCAAAATCACCTGCGGGTATTTTTAAACATGCAGATTCAGGGACAAAAGCCAtggaagattctgattcagtaggtctgggttggGGCCTAGTAATCTGTGTGTTGAAAAGGCTTCCTGGGTAATTCTGATAATCAGCTGGGATTAGTGACCACAGCTCTCCATCACCAATGACACTGGCCAGGTCCGAATTCCAAAATGGATTGCAATTCCCCTGGTCGTTTCTGCATTCCCTATAGTCTGTCCACAGCTTAAATGTGTGTCTGTATCTGTGTATTTCCTGCTCTTCAGAATGATTTTTAGATCTCAGCTAATTTCCCTTaatccatatattttattttaatctgcacatctccccctcccccacaagggCCCCCTGCTCTTCTTTCAAAGATCAACTTTCATTACATGCTGTCAAGGATAAAAGCAGATGTTCCCTGAAAATTTTTTCctataataaataactttttgagGTGTATACTTTGCCTGACTCTAAAGGATAATGTTCCATTTACCTTAGCtggagtgcttttttttttttttttttaataaatcttaagGCTAATTTTGTTTACTGTTTATCTTTTAATGTGGAGAGTTTGGTTATATCCTGGTATTTGCCAATAGAGGGTGGGTATCCCTCCCAAGTCTAAAGCCCCAGAATGGTTGATCTCGCCCAATccagtattttgttattttcctatGAGATTTCTAggagacttaatttttttaattatgagatGCACATATGAAAggatatagaaaataatttataaagttcAAATCATTATCAAGGGAACACGGAGGAAGCTACCTGGCCTCATTTCCATGCTCTAAGTAAAGGGACCACCCAGGATGCCACTGCCTGTGTCCTTCCCGTTCCTGCGTGCTATGATTGAGAAGCGAGATGATCCCAgttaatggagaaaggatagtagTTGGGatcagagaacagagagaaggctGGATTCTTGTTTTGCTACCTCAAAAAGTAGTACCCGAAAagtaggatttctttcttttttcttttttaaagattttatttatttatttgagagagagagagagagaatgagagagagagcatgagggggggagggtcagagggagaagcagactccccgccgagcagggagcccgatgcgggactcgatcctgggactccaggatcatgacctgagccgaaggcagtggcttaaccaactgagccacccaggcgcccgaaaagtaggatttctattctatttattctGGTTGTTGTAGATACTGCATCTCAAAACTAATGGTACATTGTGTCTACCTGTTTATGCCAATTTCTTGGTGAAGTATTGCAAGCATGTTGTTAATCCAGATTAATGTGCACTGAATTCAGTTAGAAATTCGGCTTTGATGCTTGCAAATGACCAAAGGACTGATGACAGTCCTTGCTTTTAATACTTGTTTTGAAACAGAAACTCTGTTTCCAATACAATTAATCTCTTGCATCTTCTCTTTCCCTATGCATTTCTAGtatttgtaaaaaataagaaGGGGGCGGGGAAGCAGCACTGCCATATTGGAGGCTTGTATTCACGGATACGTGCAGAGTTTACCATGCCACCATGGAAAATCaagctaataaaagaaaaacatagtttGAGGATAAAAGCAGCATCTTGGACATCCAACCAGTAATGTATACAGATCTTTTAGCAGCAGAGAGAGCATAAATCATGTCTCTAAAGGGGGGGGGGATCCCACTTTCTGTAGAAAAACCTGCTAATCACACAGTAACTAGACTTTTTAAttctaaagtttaaaatttttgtcagacTTTGGTTTTATTCCAAACAATTTGAATCcgttaagaaaaggaaaattacctCTTACACATAATTCTAAATGTCAGGTTAAAATAAAGATCTCCAAGATATGcttgtaaaatacattttaattaagccactaattatgtatttatatttcctcttgcatgtttttcattttggtaaCATAGAAACAAAAGATCACAGAAATCAATTTCAGAACTATTTTAGCTACCATGGACCTTTATGGAGGCCACTGTGAAAACGAAGAATTTATTTCCAATAGTACTTGTCATAAATCATGCATGCTTCAGTGGAAGGGGCTGAAGGGAGACCATACATGCCACACTGGCTTGACGAGAGAACAGGACATGAGTTCGAGTTTAACATGTTTAGACACTTAGAACAGAAGACCCCAGATCCTAAATTCAGTGTtgtcttgttgtttttgtttctttgaggaAGAGTTCTTCTCAGATGTCTTAGGGAGAACCCTAATGCACggaagagaggagagcagggccGCTCTGATTGAAACAGATCTTGGGACCTTCAGCTGTCCATCTTCCAAATGGCCCTTCTGTGAGGGGCACCACCTCCTGGGAGGCCCCTGGCTTACTGGAATCCTGCAAAAAGTCTCAATTTAGttgaaattcattattttgcaaATGCACCCAGGCATACAGCTAATTAATAGATGGGTTGGGCCCAGAATGCACATCTTCTGATTCCTACTTTCTACTGCACAAAGTTGCCTATTTGCAGTTCCTGAAATTAGTTCCAGATCTAGAAATCTCTTCCTTTGAACTAAATAGTGAACATTCTTCGATATTTAAATTAACAGACGCCAGAGAGAGCTAccatatgaaatatatttgtgaACTATAGACCTTCCAAATACAGGCTAATTTTTGGAAGTAGATTCTGGTTTTCTGTTGTCTCTAATTAATGAGCTTAGAGATAGGTGGTGCTTCTCAAAAATTCCTTCAGTAGACAAcgttaaaaatatttagaaataacaaTAGTGACCAGTTTCCAGCACAAACTAGTGGGTGTGGccgtgtccccaccccccacccctcaccccacaccTGTCAATTGTCTTCCTTCAGTGCTTCTCTGCCCTACCTTTGAAGCACTAGGATCCTTCAGGCTGCAGGATATGCCCCTGAACTTAGAGATTCCCAGTGTCAGATGAAACCTCCATTGCTTCTTCTCAAGGTCAGAAGCCCATACCCTTCCTAATGGGAAAATCTCATGTTTCTCCCACACCCCAGTCGCTTCTATGTGCCCCAGCTGGTAAAGAGTCTCTCTTTTGCATATTCCCTCCAGCCAAGAAGATTGTACTGAGCTTTCCTTCCTGAGCTAGCTTTTTAAAAGATAggcatttttatatgaatataaaaaatagtatttggtATGCTCTTACAAATCATACCCCCGATTCTGAGGGTGTAGGCATGTGGATTGTCGCAACACCTGGTTGATCGTCACTGAACTAGATACCCatcttttgcttaattttcttttcttggcttttaaaatgtctaattcTGACAAAACTAAACCTGTCAAGGTttattattatctaaaatatgtaaattcaaAATTCCCTGTGTGAGTTCACTGTGAAATCTGACATTATCAAGTTTACTGGTAAGATGTGTTATCTGGTCTCGATAACACATGTGTAAAATTGTTtcaccagttttttttctttctttctacccaTTCATGAACACTGACTTTTAATCATTATTTACAACATTCTTCATCGAGTAATAGAATTTAGTTATGTGTTCATCACTAAGCAACCTTGACCAATGTGATTCACTTTGTGAGGTTAGAAGATTGTGCCAGCAAAGTATGATTTTCTTATAAAGAGAGCTGGGAAGGGAAATAGCAGAGGGTATTGAGGTAATAAAAAGTGACATATTGGTGTCACTTCTGAGGtggtatttttctaaaatcactTAGCCTTTCTATGTGTAAAGAGATACATATTTTGTTTCAAACTTGAGTGTGCaagaaatgtctattttgttttctgtaaatcAAATCAAGCCTGTTTCAAGTCCCATCCTGAGAGTTGGGAAATTAATTCTCAGTCATCCCTGGGGTTTTCTACCCTCTTCCAGAAGGACCACATAAAGGGTCTCATGCAGAGAGAATATTCAGGAAAGACTTCCCTGGTTTCCAGTCCATTCCAATTACCAGGACGACTGTCCAAGCCACCACGGTCCCTTGTGGCAGGATGCTTTGTAGAACTTTTGGGGACAGGAATCTTGCCTGGTGCCGGACTCCCTGGGCCTGGGATCCCGCTTCTCTCGATGCTCCTGCTGCTCCCTCCTCAGGTGCAGCCACCCTGCAGAGGGGCCACTGGGGAAAAAAGACGCAGGTCTCCATCTCTTGGGAAACCCACAGCCTTTGGTCCCTTTCCAAAGTCTTGGATAATCTCCTTCTTCCCGTGGCTCTTGCCACTTCTGCTTCTCTTTTACCTGCTAAAGTCTAGAGTTTCTCTCTGTCCTCAACTCATAGCATCATgccctctttaaaataaaacctcgGAAGAGACGTTGTCTTCAGGAGACTAGCACCAAAGCCTTCCCTGAGCTTAGGGAACACAAaggcttttctctcttccttcaacCAGGAGCAGGGAAATAAAAGGAGACCAAAATTCAAAGGAGTATCACGATAGAGTCTCCTGTATGATATCTAACACTTATAATGCTCAACATGATGACGTTAGAATAACAGGAAAGTTCTTTATTCCTTTAAGTGTTtttggaaagtttaaaaaatacctttgtcAGTCGCTGATGTTGTGTTGTCATACATATATTTGATACCAATATTACCATTATCCATAGAGTTAACCTTTCAAAGGAACAATGTCAGCCccacttcatttccttttctcagttCTAATCTTGCAGCAGGTGAAGGAGAGAGGCCTGCAGTCTTTCTCCCTGCTGTGGAGAGGAGCAGTGGAGATTGGTTCCATaggtagaatggtggtttggGGATGTGAAATTGTGCAAGGCAGACAAGATGCAGGAGAGCAAGTGAGACCAAGTGTGCAGGGATCCAGGGACCTCCATGCCCATTTCAATCATACTAGTTGTGCTTTTCCACTTCatgtaattaatgtaaaattttgttttcatgatgGATTCCATTGTTATAAAAATTGGAAATCCTTGAAggatatatgcatgtatatacctGCAACATTTGAAACTCCCCAGTATTTGGAGTTAAAGATCTTCCTTTTTTGATAGTATAATTCTATGGTATAGAAATGAACCTTCCCCTTAAAATACTCTCTTGCTTAATTAATTACCACTTACATGTGAAAATCCCCAAATGATAGGTCAAGGTTAGGGGATAGTATGATTTATTTAGACTCTCAGTTCCTTTTCCGGTTAATAGGATAGCAATCGTAGATAGTTGTTGACATAAATCTTGCTGCTCGTTGTACTATAACTGGGAGTTCTTATCAGTTCCATCACCCACTTGCTCACTATACAGAACAGTACAGTTCATAGGAAGCATTAAGTACTAACCTAAATACTGAATCATGTCTCaaccaggattttaaaaattaattctttattgATATGATTTTATGGTTATACTAATCATACATTTATATCTAACTATTGGGTCTTTATATTAAACAAATTACTCAACTTCAATAACAAATTATTATGCAGAAGGTTTTAGAATTCATTTCAGacaacaatgatttttaaatttttaaatggttagcTTTATTTTATGCCTAGCCAAGTAACATGTTTGCTAGAACATTCATTAGACTTAAGGATTCCATTAGACAAGtttaatattcatattaaatgttttgtaatgacatttattttataatgctaagtttttactttttaaaaacatagttgaGTAAAACTATTTCAGTGTCAGACATTTTTAGTAACAGATATTCTGTTGTAGCTTTCAGAAcaggaagtttcttttttaacttacTCTGCTACTAATATTCTAAAACATAGACTTAAGATCTAGTATTTGTTGTGCAATATaagcattaaaatttttattgctcTTCTATTAGTATCGAATACTAAAATTTGAGTATTCAAGTTTAGAGATGGTTTTCTCATTAGAAAAGTTTGTGCGGTCAATGCGAGAACTAGGACTTCCAACTTTGCTCAGCCAGGACATcctacaaaaaataaacaaaaattagcatataatgtGTATATCAGGACAtcctacaaaaaataaataaaaattagcatatGACGTGTATATGGGCTAGCTAAAATGATCCTACCCCAGGTCCCAATGGGAGTTTACTGTAACTTTTGCAtctaatgtgaaataaaattttgttacatTGTATACATCATGTATATATCGGAGTttaatacataattaaatatgGACAAAGAAAAGCTAATAGCAAATTAAGCACAATAAACTGATGATTTCATATTGGGGTTATTTCCCCCCTCTTAAAACATCCAAAGCCATTATAACCTAGCTCTCATATGTAAAAGgattatatttttacaaaaagataAGTAATAATAATTCATCAGTTTTTTCTCATTATCCAGCACATGGtagatctcacacacacacacacacacacacacacacacatttgtgcagactaaaagaaaaaaatgaaaaaaatgtataaagaatgtgATTTTCCACAAACATTAAAATGCAATTAGATGAACATTTTCTTATCTATTCAAAAAAACCATTTCTTACTACATATATTATCAAAGTGACTACATTAAAGGGACAAGTTAAATGCTCTGAAACTATTTCTGCTTCTGTAGTGCATTGGTTTTTCTTTATTAGCAAAATATCTGTGTCTAATTTATGCCTTTGGGTACTTCTCTGAGATGCTTCCTATACAATTCAggcatattttaat is part of the Neomonachus schauinslandi chromosome 10, ASM220157v2, whole genome shotgun sequence genome and harbors:
- the ACYP2 gene encoding acylphosphatase-2 isoform X2; protein product: MYTEGEAKKIGVVGWVKNTSKGTVTGQVQGPEEKVNSMMSWLSKVGSPSSRIDRTNFSNEKTISKLEYSNFSIRY